A part of Astatotilapia calliptera chromosome 15, fAstCal1.2, whole genome shotgun sequence genomic DNA contains:
- the tbpl1 gene encoding TATA box-binding protein-like 1 produces the protein MDSSNDEALDIIITNVVATFRTRCHLNLRTIALEGTNVIYKPEVGKVLMKLRKPMITASIWSSGKIICTGATSEDEAKLGARRLARCLQKLGFKVRFSAFKVVNVLAVCSMPFAVNLINFTKNNRPIASYEPELHPAATYRIKNLKATIQVFSTGSLTVTGPNVQNVATAVEQVYPLLFECQKPRCK, from the exons ATGGATTCAAGCAATGATGAGGCACTTGATATTATTATCACCAATGTGGTGGCAACCTTTCGGACTCGGTGTCACCTCAACCTCCGCACCATTGCCTTAGAAGGAACAAATGTCATCTATAAGCCAGAAGTAGGG aAAGTCCTGATGAAGCTTCGTAAACCAATGATAACTGCTTCAATCTGGTCTTCAGGGAAAATCATCTGCACTGGAGCAACAAG tgaggaTGAGGCAAAGCTCGGTGCTCGCAGGTTAGCACGCTGTCTGCAGAAACTAGGCTTCAAG GTGAGGTTTTCAGCCTTCAAAGTTGTGAATGTGCTGGCAGTGTGCTCCATGCCATTTGCAGTCAATCTTATAAACTTCACGAAGAATAACCGACCCATTGCCAG TTATGAACCTGAGCTCCACCCAGCTGCTACATACAGGATCAAAAATCTAAAGGCGACTATACAAGTGTTCTCAACTGGCAGCCTCACAGTTACAG GACCAAATGTCCAGAACGTGGCCACAGCAGTGGAGCAAGTCTACCCGCTACTGTTTGAGTGTCAGAAACCCCGCTGCAAATGA
- the sgk1 gene encoding serine/threonine-protein kinase Sgk1 isoform X4: MKDKTTSLTSFMKQRRMGLNDFIQRLATNSYACKHSEVQSILNLSPPQDPELMNTNPSPPPSPSQQINLGPSSNPSAKPSDFHFLKVIGKGSFGKVLLARHRTDDNFYAVKVLQKKAILKKKEEKHIMSERNVLLKNVKHPFLVGLHYSFQTADKLYFILDYINGGELFYHLQRERCFLEPRARFYAAEIASALGYLHSLNIVYRDLKPENILLDSQGHIILTDFGLCKENIEPNGTTSTFCGTPEYLAPEVLHKQPYDRTVDWWCLGAVLYEMLYGLPPFYSRNTAEMYDNILNKPLQLKPNISNSARHLLEGLLQKDRTKRLGCSDDFIEIKNHIFFTPINWDDLNAKKITPPFNPNVTGPNDLRHFDPEFTDEPVPSSIGCSPDSALVTASIKEAAEAFVGFSYAPSMDSYL, encoded by the exons ATGAAAGACAAAACGACATCTCTGACGT cttttatGAAACAAAGGAGGATGGGTCTGAACGACTTCATTCAGAGGCTAGCCACAAACTCCTACGCCTGCAAGCA ttccGAGGTTCAGTCCATCCTGAACTTGAGTCCTCCTCAGGATCCTGAGCTCATGAACACAAACCCCTCTCCTCCT CCCAGTCCATCCCAACAGATCAACCTCGGCCCATCATCCAATCCTTCGGCCAAGCCCAGCGACTTCCACTTCCTCAAGGTTATCGGCAAGGGTAGCTTCGGAAAGGTTTTGCTTGCACGCCATCGCACGGATGACAACTTCTACGCTGTGAAAGTCTTACAGAAGAAGGCCATTCTCAAGAAGAAGGAG gaaaaacacattatgtCAGAGAGGAATGTGCTGTTGAAGAATGTCAAGCACCCGTTCTTGGTGGGCCTGCACTATTCTTTCCAAACAGCGGACAAACTGTACTTCATCTTGGACTACATCAATGGCGGAGAA TTGTTCTACCACCTGCAGAGAGAGCGCTGCTTCCTCGAGCCCAGAGCCAGGTTCTATGCAGCAGAGATCGCCAGCGCACTGGGATACCTGCACTCACTAAACATTGTCTACAGAGACCTGAAACCAGAAAACATCCTGCTGGACTCCCAAGGACACATCATTCTCACAGATTTTGGACTCTGCAAAGAGAACATTGAACCCAATGGGACAACATCAACTTTCTGCGGTACTCCAGAG TATTTGGCTCCTGAGGTGTTGCACAAGCAGCCGTATGACAGGACAGTAGACTGGTGGTGTTTAGGAGCTGTTCTCTATGAGATGCTGTATGGCCTG CCTCCGTTCTACAGCCGCAACACAGCAGAGATGTACGACAACATCCTGAACAAGCCACTGCAGCTGAAACCCAACATTTCCAACTCGGCTAGACACCTGCTGGAAGGCCTGCTGCAAAAAGACCGGACAAAGAGACTGGGCTGCTCCGACGACTTC ATTGAAATTAAGAACCACATATTCTTCACCCCCATCAACTGGGATGACCTCAATGCAAAGAAGATCACCCCTCCCTTCAACCCCAATGTG ACGGGGCCCAATGACCTACGGCACTTTGATCCGGAGTTCACAGACGAGCCGGTACCCAGCTCCATCGGTTGCTCCCCAGACAGTGCACTCGTCACAGCCAGCATTAAAGAGGCGGCCGAGGCCTTTGTGGGCTTCTCTTATGCCCCATCTATGGACTCCTACCTATAG
- the sgk1 gene encoding serine/threonine-protein kinase Sgk1 isoform X2 yields MTIITETQEPVLTYSKSRGLVALVTAFMKQRRMGLNDFIQRLATNSYACKHSEVQSILNLSPPQDPELMNTNPSPPPSPSQQINLGPSSNPSAKPSDFHFLKVIGKGSFGKVLLARHRTDDNFYAVKVLQKKAILKKKEEKHIMSERNVLLKNVKHPFLVGLHYSFQTADKLYFILDYINGGELFYHLQRERCFLEPRARFYAAEIASALGYLHSLNIVYRDLKPENILLDSQGHIILTDFGLCKENIEPNGTTSTFCGTPEYLAPEVLHKQPYDRTVDWWCLGAVLYEMLYGLPPFYSRNTAEMYDNILNKPLQLKPNISNSARHLLEGLLQKDRTKRLGCSDDFIEIKNHIFFTPINWDDLNAKKITPPFNPNVTGPNDLRHFDPEFTDEPVPSSIGCSPDSALVTASIKEAAEAFVGFSYAPSMDSYL; encoded by the exons ATGACGATCATAACAGAAACGCAAGAGCCTGTGCTGACTTACTCGAAGTCTAGAGGGCTAGTGGCATTAGTCACGG cttttatGAAACAAAGGAGGATGGGTCTGAACGACTTCATTCAGAGGCTAGCCACAAACTCCTACGCCTGCAAGCA ttccGAGGTTCAGTCCATCCTGAACTTGAGTCCTCCTCAGGATCCTGAGCTCATGAACACAAACCCCTCTCCTCCT CCCAGTCCATCCCAACAGATCAACCTCGGCCCATCATCCAATCCTTCGGCCAAGCCCAGCGACTTCCACTTCCTCAAGGTTATCGGCAAGGGTAGCTTCGGAAAGGTTTTGCTTGCACGCCATCGCACGGATGACAACTTCTACGCTGTGAAAGTCTTACAGAAGAAGGCCATTCTCAAGAAGAAGGAG gaaaaacacattatgtCAGAGAGGAATGTGCTGTTGAAGAATGTCAAGCACCCGTTCTTGGTGGGCCTGCACTATTCTTTCCAAACAGCGGACAAACTGTACTTCATCTTGGACTACATCAATGGCGGAGAA TTGTTCTACCACCTGCAGAGAGAGCGCTGCTTCCTCGAGCCCAGAGCCAGGTTCTATGCAGCAGAGATCGCCAGCGCACTGGGATACCTGCACTCACTAAACATTGTCTACAGAGACCTGAAACCAGAAAACATCCTGCTGGACTCCCAAGGACACATCATTCTCACAGATTTTGGACTCTGCAAAGAGAACATTGAACCCAATGGGACAACATCAACTTTCTGCGGTACTCCAGAG TATTTGGCTCCTGAGGTGTTGCACAAGCAGCCGTATGACAGGACAGTAGACTGGTGGTGTTTAGGAGCTGTTCTCTATGAGATGCTGTATGGCCTG CCTCCGTTCTACAGCCGCAACACAGCAGAGATGTACGACAACATCCTGAACAAGCCACTGCAGCTGAAACCCAACATTTCCAACTCGGCTAGACACCTGCTGGAAGGCCTGCTGCAAAAAGACCGGACAAAGAGACTGGGCTGCTCCGACGACTTC ATTGAAATTAAGAACCACATATTCTTCACCCCCATCAACTGGGATGACCTCAATGCAAAGAAGATCACCCCTCCCTTCAACCCCAATGTG ACGGGGCCCAATGACCTACGGCACTTTGATCCGGAGTTCACAGACGAGCCGGTACCCAGCTCCATCGGTTGCTCCCCAGACAGTGCACTCGTCACAGCCAGCATTAAAGAGGCGGCCGAGGCCTTTGTGGGCTTCTCTTATGCCCCATCTATGGACTCCTACCTATAG
- the sgk1 gene encoding serine/threonine-protein kinase Sgk1 isoform X3 yields the protein MTKQVQSEDQCLHPDEAFMKQRRMGLNDFIQRLATNSYACKHSEVQSILNLSPPQDPELMNTNPSPPPSPSQQINLGPSSNPSAKPSDFHFLKVIGKGSFGKVLLARHRTDDNFYAVKVLQKKAILKKKEEKHIMSERNVLLKNVKHPFLVGLHYSFQTADKLYFILDYINGGELFYHLQRERCFLEPRARFYAAEIASALGYLHSLNIVYRDLKPENILLDSQGHIILTDFGLCKENIEPNGTTSTFCGTPEYLAPEVLHKQPYDRTVDWWCLGAVLYEMLYGLPPFYSRNTAEMYDNILNKPLQLKPNISNSARHLLEGLLQKDRTKRLGCSDDFIEIKNHIFFTPINWDDLNAKKITPPFNPNVTGPNDLRHFDPEFTDEPVPSSIGCSPDSALVTASIKEAAEAFVGFSYAPSMDSYL from the exons cttttatGAAACAAAGGAGGATGGGTCTGAACGACTTCATTCAGAGGCTAGCCACAAACTCCTACGCCTGCAAGCA ttccGAGGTTCAGTCCATCCTGAACTTGAGTCCTCCTCAGGATCCTGAGCTCATGAACACAAACCCCTCTCCTCCT CCCAGTCCATCCCAACAGATCAACCTCGGCCCATCATCCAATCCTTCGGCCAAGCCCAGCGACTTCCACTTCCTCAAGGTTATCGGCAAGGGTAGCTTCGGAAAGGTTTTGCTTGCACGCCATCGCACGGATGACAACTTCTACGCTGTGAAAGTCTTACAGAAGAAGGCCATTCTCAAGAAGAAGGAG gaaaaacacattatgtCAGAGAGGAATGTGCTGTTGAAGAATGTCAAGCACCCGTTCTTGGTGGGCCTGCACTATTCTTTCCAAACAGCGGACAAACTGTACTTCATCTTGGACTACATCAATGGCGGAGAA TTGTTCTACCACCTGCAGAGAGAGCGCTGCTTCCTCGAGCCCAGAGCCAGGTTCTATGCAGCAGAGATCGCCAGCGCACTGGGATACCTGCACTCACTAAACATTGTCTACAGAGACCTGAAACCAGAAAACATCCTGCTGGACTCCCAAGGACACATCATTCTCACAGATTTTGGACTCTGCAAAGAGAACATTGAACCCAATGGGACAACATCAACTTTCTGCGGTACTCCAGAG TATTTGGCTCCTGAGGTGTTGCACAAGCAGCCGTATGACAGGACAGTAGACTGGTGGTGTTTAGGAGCTGTTCTCTATGAGATGCTGTATGGCCTG CCTCCGTTCTACAGCCGCAACACAGCAGAGATGTACGACAACATCCTGAACAAGCCACTGCAGCTGAAACCCAACATTTCCAACTCGGCTAGACACCTGCTGGAAGGCCTGCTGCAAAAAGACCGGACAAAGAGACTGGGCTGCTCCGACGACTTC ATTGAAATTAAGAACCACATATTCTTCACCCCCATCAACTGGGATGACCTCAATGCAAAGAAGATCACCCCTCCCTTCAACCCCAATGTG ACGGGGCCCAATGACCTACGGCACTTTGATCCGGAGTTCACAGACGAGCCGGTACCCAGCTCCATCGGTTGCTCCCCAGACAGTGCACTCGTCACAGCCAGCATTAAAGAGGCGGCCGAGGCCTTTGTGGGCTTCTCTTATGCCCCATCTATGGACTCCTACCTATAG
- the slc2a12 gene encoding solute carrier family 2, facilitated glucose transporter member 12 codes for MMESSSETKRMTSYLPSKPSAENQKLTSPREPGCSWLVVVAAIAASLSGLMLGYEMGLTSGVLLQLRGLLSLSCREQELLVSSHLLGALLVCLAGGTFLDRYGRRCSLLLSAVLVVGGTVVLIAVASFVALTLGRVIVGMGTSLSGTAACLYIAEISPRERRGLLVTLYELMLVVGVMLGFGCSYAFATVPHGWVYTFGLVIPPALLQIGALIFLPPSPRFLVAQGKVERAKKVLARMRCVSKERVEVELRDIQVGLKEESEHSFLELFSAKANLRSRLLIGVALVFLQQATGQPNILSYASPLLRSVGFNSDAAATLASTGFGVVKVVGTIPAVLLVDRLGPKSFLCVGAVAMGLSLAALGTLTLQSHTHLTSLCNSQSPLNNTHMPWDLNETFTDFENSGTLSTHLENQWNTEQVQGLKTENDAVWESVGRRTLVEVSSSLKWASLISLLVYVAAFSISLGPMVYVVLSEIFPMGVRGRAVSVVSAVNWATNLLISMTFLTITENIGVPTVMFLYSTMSFVLLVFVVLFVPDTKGRTLEEISKELAKKKTFKVRISRPVQPQESLIRDSKPTQQLS; via the exons ATGATGGAGTCCAGCAGCGAAACCAAGAGGATGACCTCTTACCTCCCAAGCAAACCCTCAGCTGAGAACCAAAAGCTGACCTCACCCAGAGAACCAG GCTGCAGCTGGCTGGTGGTGGTTGCAGCCATAGCGGCCTCTCTGAGCGGCCTGATGTTGGGCTATGAAATGGGGCTGACCTCTGGGGTCCTGCTGCAGCTGCGGggcctcctctctctctcctgcaggGAACAGGAACTGCTGGTCAGCTCCCACCTGCTCGGTGCACTCCTCGTCTGCCTGGCCGGAGGAACATTTTTAGATCGCTACGGCCGACGCTGCTCTTTGCTCCTGAGTGCTGTTCTAGTAGTTGGCGGCACCGTTGTGCTCATCGCTGTGGCTTCTTTTGTTGCACTGACACTTGGCCGTGTAATTGTGGGCATGGGAACATCTCTTTCAGGGACAGCAGCTTGTTTGTACATTGCAGAGATCTCACCGAGGGAGAGGAGGGGTCTCCTGGTGACGCTGTACGAGTTGATGTTGGTTGTTGGTGTAATGCTGGGATTCGGCTGTAGTTACGCCTTTGCTACCGTACCTCATGGCTGGGTCTATACATTTGGACTAGTAATTCCTCCAGCACTCCTGCAAATAGGTGCGCTCATATTCCTCCCACCCAGTCCACGCTTCCTCGTTGCTCAGGGCAAAGTGGAGCGGGCGAAGAAAGTGTTGGCCAGAATGAGATGCGTAAGTAAGGAGCGTGTGGAAGTGGAGCTCAGGGATATCCAGGTTGGACTGAAAGAAGAATCAGAGCATAGCTTCTTGGAGCTTTTCAGTGCCAAAGCTAATCTGCGTTCACGGCTCCTAATAGGTGTGGCCTTAGTCTTCCTCCAGCAGGCTACTGGACAGCCCAACATCCTTTCCTATGCTTCGCCACTTCTCCGCAGCGTTGGCTTCAACAGTGATGCTGCAGCAACCCTGGCCTCCACGGGGTTCGGAGTCGTAAAAGTAGTTGGTACCATCCCTGCCGTGTTGCTGGTCGACCGATTGGGACCCAAGAgctttttgtgtgtgggtgCTGTCGCTATGGGATTGTCGCTGGCTGCCCTTGGTACATTGACTCTACAAAGTCACACTCACCTCACAAGCCTGTGCAATAGCCAAAGCCCTCTAAACAACACGCATATGCCATGGGATTTAAACgaaaccttcacagactttgAGAATAGTGGCACTTTGTCTACCCACCTGGAAAACCAGTGGAACACTGAACAGGTGCAGGGGCTCAAAACAGAGAATGATGCAGTGTGGGAATCAGTAGGAAGAAGGACTCTTGTTGAAGTGTCTTCCTCACTGAAGTGGGCGTCATTGATCAGCCTGCTGGTGTATGTGGCAGCCTTCTCAATTAGTCTTGGACCAA TGGTGTACGTCGTTCTCAGTGAGATCTTTCCGATGGGAGTCAGAGGTAGAGCTGTATCGGTGGTGTCAGCTGTAAACTGGGCCACAAATCTGCTGATCTCCATGACCTTCCTCACCATCACGG aaaacatcgGTGTGCCCACTGTTATGTTCCTGTACTCCACCATGAGCTTTGTTCTGCTGGTATTCGTCGTCCTCTTTGTCCCTGACACCAAAGGTCGCACACTGGAGGAGATCTCAAAAGAGCTAGCTAAGAA gaagacTTTTAAGGTGAGAATTTCCAGGCCGGTTCAGCCTCAAGAGAGCCTGATCAGGGACAGCAAACCTACACAACAACTGTCCTGA